In the Populus nigra chromosome 2, ddPopNigr1.1, whole genome shotgun sequence genome, AGAAACTATCTACAATATTCCACTCCAACCCATTCATTATCCATTTGCCTAGCAAATGAGTGATTCAGAAGGTTCCAACACAAAATGGCTgggaaaaaatgacaaaaatacaaAGTAGGTCCAGATTATGGAATTTTAAGGCCATAGAATACCAAGATGCacaccttaattaattttataacttcaGGATTGGAGAACCCAAACATTTCAGAACCCGATTTGAGTATTCTTCCTACTCCACCTTCAGTGCTAAAACCATTAGAAGTACCATCTTTCATCTTCCTTATTTTTCTGTATATTTTATCCCAGCAAGCAGCTGGAGTGGATCCTTtaatctgcaaaaaaaaaaaaaattaaaaatgataaaatcaattgaTACTCCTTCAGCAGGTTGACCCTAAGCAGTGAAGCAACCAACGGCACAAATGGTGAGGTGCCAATTATATTTTAGGTTTGATGGATAGGAAGAAAACAGCTGAAGACAAAGTGAATAGATCATAGTTTATTGATCATAAAAGTCCTTTTATTGACAGCAACATGCCAATATCAAGCAAGTACAAAATACTACAAGTTCTATTCTACCCCATTCCCGCAAAATATGCCCTACAAAGTTTGTGTTTCCTCGATCACCTTTTATCTGTACATGAAATGTTCTTGGTAGTACCATACAAAAGGTTAGTGTGACCTAAGATGTATAGTACAAAGAATCATTTAACaagatgagataaaaaaatagttagatGAGGAGAGTGGCATGCAATGCACAGAGATAATAGGAGTGCACATGTATCAGTGGTTTTAGGACCTCATCATAACTGACCTCCTCTCCATTATCCAATGTCACTCTAAATAGAGGCCGAATCTTTGACTCGGCATCTCTCAACACTTCCATCTTATACATCATAAGAACATTTGGATCTGAAACCCACAAagtcaaaaccaaaaccaaaaaagagaATAAGTCAGGGAACTAATAAAATCAAGAtgattaagaaaatgaaaaagaaaaatctcagAAAACGAGTTCATCGTAGCATAAAAGATGCAATAAACATGTCCCACaagatatttgaaaaataaccaccTTTTATCGAAGTAAATTTCCTCAGGGCAGTATACCCTTCAGGCCAGATGAATCTGTCATCTTGAAAATGTTCTGAGTCCTTAACAATCTTTCCTGTGAGGACAATGTACAAGTCTATAAGTGTAAATAAATGGCTGCAACAATATAAACTAATTACATATTAATACCCAGCCTCCCCAATTAAGTAGCAGGACGAGGCTGCAGGTACTGTGTTGCcatcaagaagaaaaaggtgGTGAAATGCACAAAACATGTTCAATCATGTCTTAGATAAAACAAAACACAAGAAGCAAATTCCAAAAGCTGAAACTTACCAAGGCTTATTATTTGCAAATCCCCAATTACATAAGGAGAAGTACCCAGCCTAGCCAATATCCTTCGAATCCCTCCATCTTGTATGCAATCTTCTCCTGAATCTGTACTCCCTTCATCCTCACTACTAGCACTCTCACAGCTATCAGCTTTCATGCCATTTTGCAGCTGCAGCATTCTTCTCGGAAGCTTTTGTTCACTGAGATACCTGGTCAAAACAAAATGATCACAGCATCAGGATCCCAACAGTCCATGTCATATTTTAAGTATTCTCACAGTTTTCCAACTCTTATGATTGAAAGAACTGCACTGTATAGCTGCTCCACAGTGAGTCTGTCCAGTGAAACTTCAGGTAAGAAATAGATAACAAGAAGGTAAAGTAACAATGAAAGTGAAGCCtatcaaccaaaaaaactaattgtGCAGGTACAGAATATTGGTAACCAACTCCAGAGCCTGAGCATCATCAAGCCTTTAGGACAAATTCCAAGGATTCTCAGCGTAGAAAGTAATTCAATTGTGGAGTCACTAAAAGGCTGTGTCAGAAGTGTTATTAGCCCATGCAACCCATTTCCCAggtttcaaaacaataatgcaggTTATATTACAAGAAGACAAGCACAAGATGGTACAGTCCCTAATATAGTAGCCTTCGCCAACTCAACAAGTGATGAAAGCATGCCATATTGATAAATTGACAACAGAAATTAGTGACGATCCCTATACATCAAGAGGGATTTGCAGGGGCACGATCACAAATCTGATTAAATAACAAGTACTCAAGCGTGAAACACCACACTCTCATGCCACTTCAACGAACTGAACCCTTAAAATCAACCTTACATTTTTGCTTCTTCCAAGCTTCTAGTGAAACGAGGTTGCTTGCACTTTAGgtggaaagaagaaagaagtcCTTTGAGAAACGAGATTGCCTGCTTTGGTTTAATTCTGATAATAGAAAGATCAAATATAAAGTCAGCCTCCGAGAAAAATAGATGTCCTACATATTGGGGAGTGATTGACTGCACGAGAAAAACTCCGAACTTGTAAGAACAACAAACCTTGCAAAATCATGGGTACCAAAAAATTGCACAGATACTGATCTTCCTCCAATATTTTTGCTTAAGCCTTTATGATTGCCAATAAGTGCTTCATCTACAACAATTGCTGGCCACATAGCATGACCTGCACTAGAACAATTAAAAGATATAGTTGGTGTAAAACCAAAAGGGTAAATTTATCTTTCTAATGTGTTACACAAAATGCTTTCTTCAAAACCCGAGAAAACTAGCACAATATAGTGTGCGTGCTGCTGAGTGCAACAGTTTGCATGTTACAATGCCTGCCTTTACTGTGCTGACATTCAATCTATCGAAGAGATTAATGCTAAGTCAAGTTTTGAATAATTAACTGATGATAGAACTTGCATGTACATAATGACAGAAACTGCCCAGGCATGAGGATAGGAATCAAATAAATGCAAAAGATCCTTTCCACCAAAATCCGGGTTCATTAATGCATAGGCAAACAAGACCATCCAAACACAAATACAAAATAGGCTTGATACAAGTTCTTAACAGAATCAttgattttgtttccttttctttttgtttaaattacccggtaaaccttttttttaatgcccTCGATCTGTGTGCCGTTAAATGACCATACATTCAATCAATAGTCTTTCTAATCCAGCACATTGGATTTCCTTGACCCTGAAACTATAAAGCATTATTTAGTCAAGATTAGCATGTTGGAAGAAGTAAAAATATGTTTGCAAAAGCATACACAAGAATCAGTTTGGTCATAGGGCCTCAAAGCCTAATCTAAAGAAAAGGGATAAGGTTTTAGCTCGCAATTCGTATCTTGTGTTACAGAGCCTTGATATTTCAAAGCATCTCTGAGATATCTTcaggtttttttatggttaatgtCAGTAATGCAAATAGTGAAATCAAATAGAACGAAGACAGACAAAGACAAAAGCCAAGAAATTTGGTGCAGACCAGTGACTTTGGCCCATATGATATCCCCAGGGTCGAGATCTTGGCAGTCATCCAAACTGGCAGCTAACACAACCATCTCATTGTAATCATATCTATCACCATCTGTACTTTTTACAGAGACAGTCAGGTTCAACCGCTCCATCTCctcatgagaaataaaaaattttactttctCGTTCGAAATTATTAAATCCTCTTTATCTCCATCTTCATATTCAATCTGCATTCAGTTCATCTCCCATCAACAATAGTACCCCATCGTATCCTTTGAATTCTAAAGCTGTTcgaaatttagaataaaaaatataaattgggCATCAAGCCATACATTGTATCGATTGGTATCTGCGATGTGCCCAACAACACGTCCAGAATACCATTCAGCATCCATTGGCCAGTAAACCTGTAAAAATCAGCTTTATCATGCATATAACAAAAAGGTAAAGAGAGATGGAAATAATCTCACGAAACCAAGAGAAGTAAAGCATATGCTTGCCTTGCATGGTAACCCAATGAATGATTTTGGATCAACACCATCAAAACTCAACCTATTGAAGACAGAATTTACACCCATTAAACAAAAACTCACATGAATAAGCAGAAACCAGCTGTAGGCCAATGCAAAAGGTCAAAATGTGATTAAAATACATGCTACATTGTCTCAGCACCTAAAATGCAGCttataaagattaaaaactttaccgaaaaaattcaaattccacCACTCTAATAACTGAAAGAACTACTTTCGTCagtaattttcaataaaatccatCTCAATTAGTACATTAAGAGAGAAACCCACCTGACCCATTTTTTACTAGTAGCTGGAAGGGCCGAAAATTTATCAGAACTCGTAACCATAGAATCACGTTTCTTTCTCTTAAAATCCCCAATCTTACTATTACTGTTGTTAGTATTATTACGGCAATCCCTCAATCGAGGCCTATCAAACCCTAGCAAAATATTAGAATCGACACCCAATTTCAGCAACTCCTTACTCCCCGtccttctcctcttcttctccttgttcAACTCGATCATCGACTCCTCCTCAAATTCACAAAAGTCGCTCTTCACCGCCTCCTTAGGCTCAGCGGCGCGTGAAACCAACGAATCAAAAAAGGAAGGTCGGGGGGCCCGTTTTGGACGGCGAGAGTAAACGTGGAGTAAAGAAGGGGGGTGGTCGCCCCGTGGATGGTGAAGGTGGTGTTGGTGGTGGGGTAAGAGCTTCCGGGCTTTAACTTTCTTTGACATAACGTTGGCTGATCCACAGAGAGATGCAGCAGAGTAGACACGGTCCAACGACACGTAGCGTATCGGGGTGCCCCCGGCTTCACCTTCTTCGAAATCGAGAGGAGATTTGTGGATTTTATCTACTGTGTGGGGTTTGTGGAGAAGTGCCATGAATGGGTGAGGTAGTGAGAGAGAGAAACTGACCTGTCTCGAAATTGGGGAAGGAGAGAGGGAGGGTTAGGGTTTAAGGATTTGGATttggagggagggagagattTTCCCAAATTATCAGTTTCCCGCCCGCCGTGTCTAAAATAGGAGAGAGAGGGCTCCTGCAAGCAAGGGTGCCCCGATAATCTATCAATCCTCGTGTTAATTttcttaaggttttttttctttttttggtgacTGGGACTACGAGGGAGAGAATTTTACAAAAGTACTTCGCACGTGCCAAACATTATGTTATAAGAAATTGTCGATGTGATGACAAGATAGACTTAACAATTTCCCTGATGGGCTCGCCCGGCCTACCTGATAACGACccaaaaacattatattttgatttttctatcatttagtcccttgtttttttaaaaattacggTTTTGCTTCCTCCTATTAGTCCTATATGTTTATTGATGCAAATTATTCTTTCATCAGCGTCTAAAATCAATAACAAGATGGACCGACCCTTCTGGCCTAGTGGCAGAGGCAAGGTTTCCTTACTTCTGTTACCTGGGTTTGAAACTCAGTATGTATGTTTATTATCCCCGTAGTGTTTTATCTGTTTATTGGACTTGCAAGGTGTTCAGTAGGTCTGGGAATTAGTTGTGGTgggcgtaagctggcccggacaccccgggttacccaaaaaaaaaataacaagatctACGCAGCCAATTCAAAAAACCCTAGCTTGTGATGAGGACACAAGCACCTGGGAAAATATGATATTGGcacttttacttttcttttttctcattagaAAGGCCACTTTGATAATGCAGTAGCTTTCACTTTTCAAAAGTGTGtttatcttgaaaaaacattaaattaatttttttagtgtttttcgaTCATTTTGacgtgctaatattaaaaattaaaaaaatccgaaaaacaaattattttgatatatttttaagtgaaaaacacttttaaaaagcatcatgcaccacaatatcaaacatgaCTTAAAGAAATCGTGATGAAGTGGTGAAAACTCGATTGGATTTTCTGCAGATATGTCTTGGATTTATAGAGTGACTGGACTTGACCACTAGTTGGTGGATTAACAAGGCAACTTTTatgattacataaaaaaataaagttcctaacaaaaaacattcaaatatttaagtcaataaatatatagaaaaaaaaaccatgtatgaGCAAAATATGCAAGAGATAGCACGAGGTTTGAGGAGATAGACGTGATTATTAAGAGGTGATCACAATACGAGGTAATCATGGTGTAAAAAGGTGATGGTAATAACCATAAAAGGGCGACCAAAagatgttaatgaaaatagcaGTGATCAACAGATGATAGCGACCATGAAATGATAGCAGATATAAGGTATTAACCGAAAAGTGGTAATAATTTGAAAGTGTTAACCAAGAAATAATCGTGATTAGAAGGTAGTAATGACTATAAAGCGATAATGATCGAAGGTGTTAACCAAAAAGTGATAATGATCAGGAGATGATAATTAATTACAAGATGTTAATCAAGAAGTGGCAATGTATGATGATCCTGCATCTATGGAATCATCAAAAACCTTGAAACCAATAACATTACAGTAATCATGTCATAGTTCTCCAAGTAATAAAGGGTAaacttttgataaaattaaaagttataatgAATGGGAAGGGACATAGGAAGGACATGTGAAGAATCCGCAGCCACTTATTCCAGTGTGAAATGTAAACTTCCAACAATAGTTGCCATGAAGGGAAAATGGTGGAGGAAATGGAGCATAGTTATCTTCACCGGCAACCTCGTGATGCCAAAGACTTTAGCATTAATGCCCACCCAGTTGACCCATAACAGGATGTTGTCGTTATACTACAATCACCTTTTGTGAGCGCTGGCATTCAAGATTTTTACCCAGCGTGATGCTCATATAAAGAATGAAACTCTAAGAGGGTAGCACGCCTGGCAAAAGCTCCTCTCCTCTTACAAAGGAAGATATCTCTATAATGGCATAACCCTCTCCAAGCTTACTGGAATAGGAGACCATGACCAGCTTTTCAATCTATAAATAAAGATGTTTGTGGAAAACGCACCAGGTTTACTCTCACATGGCATGGACGGCCAGCCAGTAATGGCGAGAGCAGCAGAGGAAAATTAAGCACATTATACACAGGCACTGTTTCATGAATAAAAACACGAGGCCTTTTCGGCACCAAATAATACAAGTCACAATATACAGCCTTCCGCATCAGGCTTCCTGCACATAGAAGTGATGCTTTCACTTATGAACAGAAGTTGATGATCTGATCGATGTAATATTGACGAGCTTATATATCCCCAGTCTCAGTTCATCAGCGTCCGTTCATTTCACACTGCATCTCACTGTGCTTTGCTTTTAGACTAAATTCATGACAACATAAgtccatcttttcttttctctagcATTAGTTTCCAGGGAAGAGCAGGCCTCTTCACAGCTTCTGAGGAAGCCTCCCTTACCAGAAGCAGAGAGAGCAAGAGGATCAGTGTTCATTTCCACCCGTTTATAAAGAAGACCCATCTTCCTCCACATCTGTAAACACTCTTTTCCATCAAAACTTATGTCTTCTGCATCAAAAAGAATTCCAAAAATGACTATATCAAGTTCCACACAACATTCTGGTAACTTAGAGAGCAAGAACTTCAAGCGGGTGAAATCTATCATCTTCAAAGATGATAGCAAGATGATGTTCGCAATTGTTACATTCCAACAAGTGTTTGCATCTTCCATCTCACTAATAATAGCATCCATGCCTCTTCGACTCAAAAGACAAGCATGAGAAAGGTGTTGGCACAAACAATATCAGTCCGAGCAGTTCTAGAAGTAAGATCAACGGCCAACCATGTCTCGAAAACATGTAGTttgctatatttttaattaagtttttttttaacacaggctaatgaattgatttaaaattaaattttataatttatttttatttcataactcGAGCTACAAGTTTAATGAATTAATCCaaaataattagttattttttatttttttaatcaaatatttttaattttatcttttaattaattattaattaaaatttaacatacataatttattttaatttattttttatttggttatcaTAATTCTGAATCataagtttaataaattaattcatattaacttaaattattttttagttatttttttagtttttaattttaattttatcttttaatattaaatttattaaaaattaaactttacaatttattttaatatattttttataaaaatataagtttcaTAACCGGcatgtaaattaataaattaacctaaatcaattcaatatattaacatcttaatatttatattaaaaaaatttattctgaaTGCTGGTTTTTACTTATATTTAAGTTGTATTTAGAACCATCATATTAGCCAAATAACATTGAATCAATCTctccatgatttaaaaaatatctactaAAAAACAATAGCAATGTCCAGATTTAATATAGTCTTTACATAACTAGTTCGGTGGGGTAAATCCCACATGCATCATCATTCCTATATTATATAGCTAATGCATTAACTATGCTAATTTACAGATGAGCAGCAAACAAATTGTGCCCAGTATGGTCTTCCCCTGACtttcctcttctctctcttaaTATCTGCAGGATACCTTGCTGGAGAACTCCATGCTTTCTCTTCCACCATGGCAGGCTCACCTACAGGTTCTTGAGGAGCCAGAATGGAGCTCACTGTTTTAGACAAAGCACCGTTATCTTTAGCTGCGGAACCATCCTTTTCAACTAGGATTTCCTTGGCATTTAGTGCCTTGGATTTGGTTTCCATACTTGCCTCGCCTAAAAGGCTCTTTAAAGGAGTATGTTGTGGGCTCCTCAGAGAAGGGTGTTGTTCCCCGGTGCTCCAGTTTGTGACCTTGGCAATAATCTCTTCGTTCTTTTTTCTCCCCTGCGACTCATTCAAAACATTGGTAACGGAAGGAAACCAACCAGCTTGTACAGAAGCAGCTTTTGGCTGTTGTGGGTTCCCTGTTGTCTGGATTTCAGATGCAGCAGCTTTCTGGTTAACCACATCTCTAGGTTCAACCAATGTCATGAAAGATGGGGGATCAAAAATATCTGATTTATCAGCATGTTCTGTCTCAGAAGCAGCTATCGGCTTCTTCAAGGTGGCTTTCTCTGCTTCTGATAATGCTTGGGAACCATTTGATGGCAAAGGCTCAGCATCAAGAATAGCTGGTATATCCGATTGGGTAGAAAGCACTGGATTAGAAACAACAGACTAGATTGAATTAATGGAAACGTGACAAACCTTGTTCTGTAAaggtatcaaaataaaatagtagGCGTCATGGAAAGGATGGTTTGCAAACGAGCTGACAACACATGTTATAGATGCTCTACGGATTAGGGAGCTAATCCTAATCAAGAATAAGCAATGAAATGACAAGAATTTTGGTtgagtaaagttttttttagaacaatgTAGCAATTGCAACAAGTGTGTTTTTGAGAATCGTTTAAAACACCAATTGAAGTTCAATAATCTAAGGTGATTTATACAACACTTTGTATTATGCAAGTGCAAGATATGATGGGGCTTTGGGTCCCAATTAGCCTCTACATGTcacacctaaaaaaaatataatgacatCAAAAGTAGTAGTAAATCCggaattaaattttcattgcaAACATACCTGAAACGGAACCCCAGTGACCTTCTAAACTATCAGTTTGGCTAACTGAATCAACTGAAAAGTCAGTAGCAGATGCAACAACCTGTTGTGTAACTAAGTTATTATCACCTTCATCAGGCAAAGACTCAGGTGTGTTCCCAGATGCAACTCCAAGAAAATCTCTGGCCTGATTATCTGCAACAGGGGAAGAATTTTGAAGGGAAGATGAAGGTTCTGAACGAGAAACTAGAGGCTCTCTCACCATCTTGTCTTCAGAAGACTTCCATAATACCTCAGCATCTCCACCACTATATGATTCAGCAGCTGCACTAACTTCACCAGCACGCTCAACTAGTTGATTGGCCATACCATTGCTTTCAGGTTCCTTTCTGCTTTCCTGAGGATCCAAAATTCCACCTATATCTGTGTGTTCATGTTGTGGCAACTTGCCCTCACACACATTAATATCATTCTCTGAGGTAAAACAGGATTCGACATTGACAGCAGATTCAGGTGTTGTTTTTGGCCCCCTCAAGGGATTTTCCTCCCCCAATCCAGATACAGAATCACCTTCAGTCACAATTTCAGACGCATTGCATCTTTCTATTTTACCCTCTTCTGGACCAGCAGCTTTGACATCTCCAAGTACGCTGTTCCTTTGATCAGCTTGTTCAGAGGGAATACTAGCAAGTTGTGGCAACTTTCCCTCACACACATTAATATCATTCTCTGAGGTAAAACAGGATTCGACATTGACAGCAGATTCAGGTGTTGTTTTTGGCCCCCTCGAGCGATTTTCCTCCCCCAATCCAGATACAGAATCACCTTCAGCATTGCATCTTTCTATTTTACCCTCTTCTGGACCAGCAGCTTTGACATCTCCAAGTACGCTGTTCCTTTGATCAGCTTGTTCAGAGCGAATACTAGCAAGTTGTGGCAACTTTCCCTCACACACATTAATATCATTCTCTGAGGTAAAACAGGATTCGACATTGACAGCAGATTCAGGTGTTGTTTTTGGCCCCCTCGAGCGATTTTCCTCCCCCAATCCAGATACAGAATCACCTTCAGCATTGCATCTTTCTATTTTACCCTCTTCTGGACCAGCAGCTTTGACATCTCCAAGTACGCTGTTCCTTTGATCAGCTTGTTCAGAGGGAATACTAGCAAGTTGTGGCAACTTTCCCTCACACACATTAATATCATTCTCTGAGGTAAAACAGGATTCGACATTGACAGCAGATTCAGGTGTTGATTTTGGCTCCCTCAAGAGATTTTCCTCCCCCAATCCAGATACAGAATCACCTTCAGTTACAATTTCAGACGCATTGCATCTTTCTATTTTACCCTCTTCAAGACCAGCAGCTTTGACATCTCCAAGTACACTGTTCCTTTGATCAGCTTGTTCAGAGGGAATACTAGCATGTTTAGAAGTCGGTATCCTGTTTTCTGCAAAACTCTCCTTTgtatttctattgtttttttcattttcacctACTTcagaacttttaattttatctttttcatcATTACCAGTATCATCCATGCCAATTAAGTTTGTCTGCCTAACCTCAGCATCCATTGGCACAACCACAATGTTAGTATCAGATGTGGCTTTTGTAGCATGCTCTATAGAACTCGTCAGAGATGAAGTTTCACAATGATCACAAGGTACAACTTCTTCAGGAGAGTGAACAGAAATGCTCTTCTCCAAGTCACCTGTCACAACATCTGTTACACCAACTTCTGATCTCTGGGGCATATCAGCTTCTGCTTCACCAGGCAATTCAACAATATGCTGGCTGGTCCCATCTTTTGGTTCAAGGTTATCATTCAAAACATGCATATTGGATGCAGAGACTTCGGTGTCCTCAGTCAATGGCCTTGAGTTAAAACCCTGAGGATTGTTCTTAAGGTCAGAATCCTTAACATTGTTAGATGCTCCAAACGAATCCATGTTCATAAGTTGGGGCAATTTCCCTCCTTCAAGGTCTTTAAAACCTTTAACCATGTTCTCAGCATCAGCAACTACAGTTAAGTCATTGGGAACTATCAGCACATGCATATTTCCATTTCCTTCTCCCTTATTATCATAACTCACAGCTGAATTTACATAAACAGCAGAGTCGATTTCTTGAGTATCCCCCTCGATCTGAGCAGTGGAAATAGAAGAATGCGCAGGTTCAACCAAATTAACTTCAGGGGAGAGATCATTTAAAGACATTCCAGAGGCTAAATCATCAGTATAGCCTCCTTCCTTCAATTGAAGGACTTCTGCAGCAGGCACAGGCTGTGAAGTTACATCCTCCATCTTCTGTGACACAGATGCATCCTCTGCATTGTCATCGGTTGAAACCACTACATCCAGTAGCTGTCCATCTAATTTAGTTTCTTCATTTCCTTTTGCATCAGTCTCTGGCAAATCCTCGACAGTGCCACTCTTCTTATTCTCTTGTGATGCATCTGTTTGTGTTTCAAGTTTGATGGGGATTGAGTCCCATGCAGAACTTCCGTTATCATGGCTATGCTCAAAGTCAGATTCTTCACCTCTACAATCTGTTAAAGATCTGGTCATGGAGGCAATCGTAGCATTCGAGTCATGATCCAGGGACTCTTGAGCACTTCCAGACAGATTAATTACTGGAACTTCAGTACTTTGCATTTGGATGTGGTCAGCTGAATTGCTTGGAGGTGGGCTGATAACTGCATTGTTCCATAAAGTAACAATCAAACCAACATGCTTACTGGATATAAAATGTAACAATCTTAAATCCACAAAATCTATCCCCTCATTTTCTGGGAGGGGAGTAGTGTGAGTCTATTGTTAAGTGACTGCAGGATCTGAATCAACGCACATGGAATTACTTGTGCACATCTACTCAGaatctcattatttttcttcagaAAAGGGGCAGAAAAAAATGGACACTTATTAAGAAGACTAATTTATAAAACAGTTTCACGAGAACAAAATATTACTAAAATTTACACAGCTTGAatacataaaagaaattaaaaaaaaaaattgaagcgcCAAGTATAACTTCATCAACCAAAAAACACGTGCAGCATGTACAATAGAGTGGAATTAAAGGCATCTCTAGGAAAATTAACATGTGCGCTTAtttgtataaaagaaaagaaaagaaaataagattaaattacCCCAGAGAGTTTTTACATGCCTAAAATGACATTCAAAGCTATAAATATTCCAGGAATAAAATGCACGattcaaaaagaaatattcTGCATAGCAAACCAGATGTAATCCAAATATATAGAATCCAACTGTGAAACCCCAGTGGCTGCTCACTAAAAGGTCTCCTGGGTGACACATGACCGTTCCAAAAAGCTAGAGATGGAGCATGTCAAACAAGATCCATCAAACAGCCCAGAGATCATATCAAAAGTTCGTGAGTCTTAAAAGCGTTTTGTCACAATTAAACCTTCTTGAGTACCCTGCCAATCAATCCAGTATCTCAACTAAAGCTTTTATCTTGTGTACTAGCAAAAGATTCTACTTACCATCGTGCATCACATTCCATGATGCCTAGTGGCCTATTTTACCCACCCTACCCATCACTTAAAATGACTCCATCATGGCCAAGAATGCAATCACGGTGATGAAATGCAGCCTATTTACAAGAGAGGGTCACAGTGAATTAAAATACAACTTCCGACCAGTATTGAATATTGCAGCTACCCAAGAACGCATTAATCATATTATAAACTTAAATGCAGACAAAACAGCACAAATCAATTGATTATCAGGTCCCGTTAAAAGCTGACCAGTAATTGAACCATCCTCGGATGATTGAGCAGTGGCTTTATTGATTTCCAAGTTAATTTCTGGTTCTTTAACATCCCTTGTATGCTCTCTAGTCACCGGACTGGATCCGCTTTCAGGAAATTCGGCAATAGCATCCGTAAAAACATCATCTTCTGATCTATTCGATCTGCTCCCTACTCCACCACAACCCTTCTCATTAATACCTCTCTCCCAACCTT is a window encoding:
- the LOC133681852 gene encoding uncharacterized protein LOC133681852 isoform X2, encoding MDSQDPRKNPTHTPGHESHGVYVCHKCGWPFPNPHPSARHRRAHKKICGTLEGYKFVDSEETPLSALSDDDHGSDEDPKTPSWERGINEKGCGGVGSRSNRSEDDVFTDAIAEFPESGSSPVTREHTRDVKEPEINLEINKATAQSSEDGSITVISPPPSNSADHIQMQSTEVPVINLSGSAQESLDHDSNATIASMTRSLTDCRGEESDFEHSHDNGSSAWDSIPIKLETQTDASQENKKSGTVEDLPETDAKGNEETKLDGQLLDVVVSTDDNAEDASVSQKMEDVTSQPVPAAEVLQLKEGGYTDDLASGMSLNDLSPEVNLVEPAHSSISTAQIEGDTQEIDSAVYVNSAVSYDNKGEGNGNMHVLIVPNDLTVVADAENMVKGFKDLEGGKLPQLMNMDSFGASNNVKDSDLKNNPQGFNSRPLTEDTEVSASNMHVLNDNLEPKDGTSQHIVELPGEAEADMPQRSEVGVTDVVTGDLEKSISVHSPEEVVPCDHCETSSLTSSIEHATKATSDTNIVVVPMDAEVRQTNLIGMDDTGNDEKDKIKSSEVGENEKNNRNTKESFAENRIPTSKHASIPSEQADQRNSVLGDVKAAGLEEGKIERCNASEIVTEGDSVSGLGEENLLREPKSTPESAVNVESCFTSENDINVCEGKLPQLASIPSEQADQRNSVLGDVKAAGPEEGKIERCNAEGDSVSGLGEENRSRGPKTTPESAVNVESCFTSENDINVCEGKLPQLASIRSEQADQRNSVLGDVKAAGPEEGKIERCNAEGDSVSGLGEENRSRGPKTTPESAVNVESCFTSENDINVCEGKLPQLASIPSEQADQRNSVLGDVKAAGPEEGKIERCNASEIVTEGDSVSGLGEENPLRGPKTTPESAVNVESCFTSENDINVCEGKLPQHEHTDIGGILDPQESRKEPESNGMANQLVERAGEVSAAAESYSGGDAEVLWKSSEDKMVREPLVSRSEPSSSLQNSSPVADNQARDFLGVASGNTPESLPDEGDNNLVTQQVVASATDFSVDSVSQTDSLEGHWGSVSVLSTQSDIPAILDAEPLPSNGSQALSEAEKATLKKPIAASETEHADKSDIFDPPSFMTLVEPRDVVNQKAAASEIQTTGNPQQPKAASVQAGWFPSVTNVLNESQGRKKNEEIIAKVTNWSTGEQHPSLRSPQHTPLKSLLGEASMETKSKALNAKEILVEKDGSAAKDNGALSKTVSSILAPQEPVGEPAMVEEKAWSSPARYPADIKREKRKVRGRPYWAQFVCCSSVN